A genomic window from Caldicellulosiruptor kronotskyensis 2002 includes:
- the dnaA gene encoding chromosomal replication initiator protein DnaA: MVEYDVNEVWEKIKEAVKKEINPSPTDISYNTWFESLVPLCFDDNDTLILKAFADFHRDIVINRYSLVILNAIRQLFSPHLSIKVILPDEVEKYKRFLKPKQDEKPEIVTQLNPKYTFETFVVGNNNRLAHAAALAVAETPPGERTYNPLFIYGGVGLGKTHLMHAIGHHVLKLYPGTKVMYVTSEIFTNELIAAIRDEKTDEFRLKYRNVDVLLIDDIQFLGGKERTQEEFFHTFNTLYEANKKIILSSDRPPKEINTLEDRLRSRFEWGLITDIQPPDFETRIAILSKKCQLEGTPVPQHILEFIASKIETNIRELEGALNKILAYSKLMAPDKEITLDLAEKALKEFIDTNTKKELTIEDIQAEVASYFGIRLEDFKSSRRSRNVAFPRQIAMYLARELTNVSLPKIGEAFGGKDHTTVLHACEKIKELINTDSNTKNTVETIKKRLIHRE, translated from the coding sequence ATGGTAGAATATGACGTGAATGAAGTGTGGGAAAAGATAAAGGAGGCTGTGAAAAAAGAAATAAATCCAAGTCCGACAGATATATCATATAACACATGGTTTGAATCGCTTGTACCTCTTTGTTTTGACGACAATGATACATTGATTTTAAAAGCATTTGCTGATTTTCACAGGGATATAGTAATAAACAGGTATTCACTTGTCATTTTAAATGCTATAAGGCAGCTATTTTCACCGCATCTCAGCATAAAAGTAATTCTTCCTGATGAGGTTGAAAAGTACAAAAGGTTTCTAAAACCAAAGCAAGACGAAAAACCAGAGATAGTAACACAGCTAAATCCCAAATATACTTTTGAAACCTTTGTTGTTGGGAACAACAACAGACTTGCACATGCCGCAGCACTGGCCGTGGCAGAAACACCACCGGGTGAGAGAACATATAACCCACTTTTTATTTATGGCGGTGTCGGGCTTGGAAAGACTCATCTTATGCATGCAATAGGTCATCACGTTTTAAAGCTTTATCCTGGCACAAAGGTTATGTATGTTACATCAGAGATATTCACAAACGAGCTTATAGCCGCAATAAGAGATGAAAAGACAGACGAGTTTAGGCTCAAGTACAGAAACGTCGATGTTCTTTTAATTGACGACATTCAGTTTTTAGGCGGAAAGGAAAGAACACAAGAAGAGTTTTTCCACACCTTCAACACTTTGTATGAGGCAAACAAGAAGATAATACTTTCATCAGACAGGCCACCAAAAGAAATAAACACCTTAGAAGACAGGCTCCGCTCTCGTTTTGAATGGGGACTTATAACAGACATTCAGCCGCCAGACTTTGAGACGCGAATAGCAATTTTGAGCAAAAAATGCCAGCTTGAAGGAACACCTGTACCACAGCATATTTTAGAGTTTATAGCATCAAAGATTGAAACAAACATAAGAGAACTCGAAGGTGCTCTCAATAAAATTCTTGCATATTCAAAGCTAATGGCTCCTGACAAAGAAATAACATTAGATCTTGCTGAAAAGGCTTTGAAAGAGTTTATCGACACAAACACAAAAAAAGAGCTCACAATAGAGGATATCCAGGCAGAAGTTGCAAGCTATTTTGGTATTCGGCTTGAAGATTTTAAATCATCAAGAAGGTCAAGAAACGTAGCATTCCCGCGACAGATAGCTATGTATTTAGCAAGAGAACTTACAAATGTATCGCTTCCTAAAATAGGCGAGGCGTTTGGCGGAAAGGACCACACTACAGTACTTCATGCCTGTGAAAAAATCAAGGAACTTATCAACACAGATTCAAACACAAAAAATACTGTTGAAACAATCAAAAAAAGACTTATCCACAGAGAATAA
- the gyrB gene encoding DNA topoisomerase (ATP-hydrolyzing) subunit B, with amino-acid sequence MVNTNSQQYSASEIQVLEGLEAVRKRPGMYIGSTSQRGLHHLVYEIVDNAIDEAMAGFCKNIEVVIHKDNSVTVIDDGRGIPVDIHPKLQKSGVEVVFTVLHAGGKFNERVYKVSGGLHGVGASVVNALSRYLEVEVYRDGKVYYQRYERGKPTCELKVIGTTDRTGTKVTFLPDDEIFETIEFDGDVILQRLRELAFLNKGIRIVFVDEREKNVKPVELKYDGGIAEFVKFLNRNKEVLHQEPIYIEGEKNDILIEIAIQYTEDFGENIYSFANNIATIDGGTHLIGFKTAVTKAVNEYAKKYNFIKGDTQLLGEDIRDGMTAIVSVKIHEPQFEGQTKTKLGNSEARWAVENLVSERLAAFLEENPDISKKIIDKAILAAKAREEAKKARELVIKRKSALDSSNLPGKLADCSEKDPAKCEIFIVEGDSAGGSAKQGRDRRYQAILPLWGKMLNVEKASQDKIYSNDKLLPLIQALGVGIGNDIDLKKLRYHKVIIMADADVDGSHIRTLLLTFFYRYMRPLIENGHIYIAQPPLYKITKGKQVRYAYNDKELQKVLQEMKDAQVQRFKGLGEMNAQELWETTMDPARRILLRVELEDAVMAEEIFTILMGDKVEPRREFIEKNAKYVRNLDI; translated from the coding sequence ATGGTAAATACAAATTCTCAGCAATATTCAGCAAGTGAAATACAGGTTTTAGAAGGACTTGAGGCGGTAAGAAAACGTCCTGGAATGTATATAGGTTCAACTTCCCAGCGAGGTCTTCACCATTTGGTGTATGAGATTGTTGACAATGCAATTGACGAGGCAATGGCAGGGTTTTGTAAAAACATTGAAGTGGTGATTCACAAAGACAACTCTGTTACTGTCATTGACGATGGAAGAGGAATTCCGGTAGATATTCACCCAAAACTTCAAAAAAGTGGTGTTGAGGTTGTATTTACTGTTCTTCACGCAGGTGGGAAGTTTAACGAGAGAGTTTACAAAGTATCAGGTGGTCTTCACGGTGTTGGTGCTTCTGTTGTAAATGCTCTTTCGCGCTATTTAGAAGTTGAGGTTTACAGAGACGGCAAGGTATACTATCAAAGATATGAAAGAGGAAAACCAACCTGTGAGCTAAAAGTTATTGGTACTACCGACAGGACAGGTACAAAAGTTACATTTTTGCCCGACGATGAGATTTTTGAGACCATAGAGTTTGACGGCGATGTGATACTGCAGCGTCTTCGTGAACTTGCGTTTTTGAACAAGGGGATAAGGATAGTCTTTGTTGATGAGAGAGAAAAGAATGTAAAACCCGTTGAGTTAAAATACGATGGTGGTATTGCAGAGTTTGTAAAGTTTTTGAACAGAAATAAGGAAGTTTTGCACCAAGAGCCAATATACATTGAGGGTGAGAAAAACGATATACTCATTGAGATTGCTATTCAATACACAGAAGATTTTGGAGAGAACATCTATTCATTTGCGAACAACATAGCAACCATAGACGGTGGAACTCACCTTATAGGCTTTAAAACTGCTGTCACAAAAGCTGTAAATGAATATGCAAAAAAGTATAACTTCATAAAAGGTGATACACAGCTTCTTGGTGAGGACATAAGAGACGGTATGACAGCTATTGTGTCTGTTAAGATTCACGAGCCGCAGTTTGAAGGACAGACAAAAACAAAGCTTGGGAATAGCGAGGCGCGCTGGGCTGTTGAAAATCTTGTTTCTGAAAGGCTGGCAGCTTTTTTAGAAGAAAATCCTGATATTTCAAAAAAGATTATCGACAAAGCAATTTTGGCGGCAAAAGCGCGCGAAGAGGCAAAAAAGGCAAGAGAGCTTGTGATAAAAAGAAAGTCTGCTTTGGATAGCTCAAACTTGCCTGGTAAGCTTGCAGACTGTTCAGAAAAAGATCCAGCTAAATGCGAGATATTCATAGTTGAGGGTGATTCTGCAGGCGGTTCTGCAAAACAAGGGCGTGACAGGCGCTATCAGGCAATCTTGCCTCTTTGGGGTAAGATGCTCAACGTCGAAAAGGCAAGCCAGGACAAGATTTATTCAAACGACAAACTTCTTCCATTAATTCAGGCACTTGGCGTTGGAATTGGGAATGACATAGATTTAAAGAAACTAAGATACCACAAAGTCATAATAATGGCAGATGCTGACGTTGACGGGTCTCACATAAGAACTCTTCTTCTTACATTCTTTTACAGATACATGAGACCGCTTATAGAAAACGGACACATTTATATTGCCCAGCCACCGCTTTACAAGATAACAAAAGGCAAGCAGGTAAGATATGCTTACAACGATAAAGAGCTTCAAAAGGTATTGCAGGAAATGAAAGATGCTCAGGTTCAGCGTTTTAAAGGACTTGGTGAAATGAATGCACAAGAGCTTTGGGAGACTACCATGGACCCTGCACGAAGAATTCTTCTTAGAGTTGAGCTTGAAGATGCTGTGATGGCAGAGGAGATCTTCACAATTCTGATGGGTGACAAGGTAGAGCCAAGAAGAGAGTTTATTGAAAAGAATGCTAAGTATGTGAGGAATTTGGATATATAG
- a CDS encoding extracellular matrix/biofilm biosynthesis regulator RemA family protein, which yields MFAHIGEDYVINSAELLVILSWDSFVRSEDNLKILENLKAQDRIVVINDDIKKSIIILEVDGRMYGIISPVSPGTIAKRLLNFNLYFENYLDQE from the coding sequence ATGTTTGCTCACATTGGTGAGGATTATGTAATCAACAGCGCAGAACTTCTTGTGATACTGAGCTGGGATTCTTTTGTGCGTTCAGAGGATAATCTTAAAATATTAGAAAACCTGAAGGCTCAAGATAGGATTGTTGTTATAAATGATGATATAAAAAAGTCTATCATAATCCTTGAGGTTGATGGAAGAATGTACGGAATAATATCTCCTGTGTCGCCGGGGACAATCGCAAAAAGGCTTTTGAACTTCAACCTCTATTTTGAAAACTATTTAGACCAAGAATGA
- a CDS encoding type II toxin-antitoxin system death-on-curing family toxin gives MIMLSIEDVLLIAKKLIERFGGTFGIRDKGLLESSLNNAFQTFDGEELYKTDVEKIAVISYSIIRNHPLIDGNKRLGISVLLILCKLNNIILEYTREGAVDLAIRIAEGSIDIEDVVEWIKKHEKK, from the coding sequence ATGATAATGTTGAGTATTGAGGATGTATTGTTGATTGCTAAAAAGTTAATAGAAAGATTTGGAGGTACGTTTGGGATAAGAGACAAAGGTTTGCTTGAAAGCTCATTGAACAATGCATTTCAAACATTTGATGGAGAGGAGCTATATAAAACTGATGTAGAAAAAATTGCAGTTATATCTTACTCAATAATAAGGAATCACCCCCTAATAGATGGTAATAAAAGATTAGGTATAAGTGTTTTACTAATATTATGTAAACTCAACAATATTATCTTAGAATATACAAGAGAAGGGGCAGTAGATTTAGCTATAAGAATTGCAGAAGGTAGTATTGATATTGAAGATGTTGTTGAATGGATAAAAAAGCATGAGAAAAAGTGA
- the gyrA gene encoding DNA gyrase subunit A, with protein sequence MEELDFRIIPVDIQEEMKKSYIDYAMSVIVSRALPDVRDGLKPVHRRILYAMNEIGLTPDKPYRKSATVVGHVLAKYHPHGDAAVYESLVRMAQDFSMRHPLVDGHGNFGSVDGDPPAAMRYTEARMSKIAIEMLRDIEKETVDFMPNFDESAKEPKVLPSRFPNLLVNGSQGIAVGMATNIPPHNLAEVIDAIVYLLDNENASLDDIMKIIKGPDFPTGGYIIGKKGIKDAYATGKGKIIVRAKATIEQTSKGRQRIVVTELPYMVNKARLIEKIAELVHEKRIDGISDIRDESDKEGLRIVIEIKKDADANVVLKQLYKNTQLQDSFGIIMLALVDNQPKVLTLMDMLNLYIEHQKEVIVRRTKYDLKKAEERAHILEGLKKALDHIDEIISIIRSSRTVNEAKERLISRFQFTEVQAQAILDMRLQRLTGLERQKIEEELAELIKMIEYYKNVLASDAMVKEIIKKEILEIKEKYKDERRTKIIQDEHEDFEEEELIQEQETVITLTHFGYIKRLPLDTYKSQKRGGRGITGISTREEDFVEDVFVTTTHHYILFFTDKGRVFRLRAYEVPEGSRQAKGTAIVNLIQIGKDEKITATMAVKDFKEGYLMMCTKNGTIKKVLLSEFENTTKAGKKAITLADDDSLVDVKLTSGNDEIVLVSSNGYCVVFNENDVRSMGRTAQGVKGMTLEDGDFIVGMEKASDGKYLLCVTENGFGKRSEIEEYRKTKRGAKGVLTYKVTDKTGRIVDIKMVNDEDEIMLCSTEGIFIRLEVSQIPVQGRNTQGVKLMRIDGDNIKVSSIARIRVNE encoded by the coding sequence ATGGAAGAGCTCGATTTTAGGATAATTCCTGTTGATATACAGGAAGAGATGAAAAAAAGCTATATAGACTATGCAATGAGCGTAATTGTATCTCGTGCGCTGCCAGATGTGAGAGATGGCTTAAAGCCTGTTCACAGAAGAATTTTATATGCAATGAACGAGATAGGTCTTACACCTGACAAGCCTTACAGAAAATCTGCAACAGTTGTCGGGCATGTTCTTGCAAAATATCATCCGCACGGCGATGCTGCTGTGTACGAAAGCCTTGTTCGAATGGCACAGGACTTTTCAATGCGCCATCCTCTTGTTGACGGACATGGAAACTTTGGGTCGGTAGATGGAGACCCTCCAGCTGCTATGCGTTACACTGAAGCGCGTATGAGCAAAATTGCTATCGAGATGCTTCGCGACATTGAAAAAGAGACAGTTGATTTCATGCCCAACTTTGATGAATCGGCAAAAGAACCAAAGGTTTTGCCATCAAGGTTTCCTAATCTATTGGTAAATGGTAGCCAGGGAATTGCGGTTGGTATGGCAACAAACATACCGCCTCACAACCTTGCAGAAGTGATAGACGCAATTGTGTACCTACTTGACAATGAAAATGCAAGTTTAGATGATATAATGAAAATAATCAAAGGACCTGATTTTCCAACAGGCGGGTATATCATCGGCAAAAAGGGTATAAAGGATGCTTATGCAACAGGAAAAGGGAAAATTATCGTACGGGCGAAAGCAACAATTGAGCAGACCTCCAAGGGAAGACAGAGAATAGTTGTTACAGAACTTCCATATATGGTTAACAAGGCAAGGCTTATTGAAAAGATTGCCGAGCTTGTTCATGAGAAAAGGATTGACGGAATTTCTGATATAAGAGATGAGTCTGACAAAGAAGGTCTGAGGATTGTTATTGAAATCAAAAAAGATGCGGATGCAAATGTAGTGTTAAAACAGCTATACAAAAACACCCAGCTTCAGGACAGCTTTGGCATAATCATGCTTGCGCTTGTTGACAACCAGCCAAAAGTTCTTACTCTTATGGACATGCTAAATCTTTACATTGAACATCAAAAAGAGGTAATTGTTAGAAGAACAAAGTATGATCTCAAAAAAGCAGAAGAAAGAGCTCACATTTTAGAAGGACTTAAAAAAGCTCTTGACCACATAGATGAGATAATCTCAATCATTAGGTCATCCAGAACAGTAAATGAGGCAAAAGAAAGGCTCATTAGCAGATTTCAGTTTACAGAGGTCCAAGCTCAAGCAATTCTTGACATGAGACTTCAGCGTTTAACTGGCCTTGAGCGGCAAAAGATTGAAGAAGAGCTTGCAGAGCTAATCAAGATGATAGAGTATTACAAAAACGTGCTTGCAAGTGATGCAATGGTAAAAGAAATCATAAAAAAAGAGATTTTGGAGATAAAAGAAAAGTACAAGGATGAGAGAAGGACAAAGATAATCCAAGATGAGCATGAAGACTTTGAGGAAGAAGAGCTGATTCAAGAGCAGGAAACTGTAATCACACTTACCCATTTTGGGTATATAAAACGGCTTCCTCTTGACACGTACAAGAGCCAAAAACGTGGAGGCAGAGGCATCACGGGAATATCAACAAGAGAAGAGGATTTTGTTGAAGATGTCTTTGTCACAACAACACACCACTACATTCTCTTTTTCACAGACAAAGGAAGAGTTTTCCGTTTAAGAGCATATGAAGTGCCCGAAGGTTCGCGCCAGGCAAAAGGCACTGCAATTGTCAACCTTATTCAGATTGGCAAGGATGAAAAAATTACTGCTACTATGGCTGTGAAGGACTTCAAAGAAGGCTATCTTATGATGTGCACCAAAAACGGCACAATAAAGAAGGTGCTTTTGAGCGAGTTTGAAAATACAACCAAAGCAGGCAAAAAAGCAATAACCCTTGCCGATGATGATAGCCTTGTTGATGTAAAACTCACATCTGGAAACGATGAGATTGTGCTTGTATCGAGCAATGGATACTGTGTTGTATTCAATGAAAACGATGTAAGAAGTATGGGAAGGACTGCACAGGGTGTAAAAGGTATGACGCTGGAAGATGGTGATTTTATTGTTGGGATGGAAAAAGCAAGCGATGGAAAGTATCTTCTTTGCGTCACAGAAAACGGGTTTGGTAAAAGAAGCGAGATTGAAGAGTATAGAAAAACAAAGCGCGGTGCAAAAGGTGTACTTACTTACAAGGTAACAGACAAGACAGGCAGGATTGTTGATATAAAGATGGTAAATGATGAGGATGAGATAATGCTTTGCTCAACAGAAGGGATTTTTATAAGGCTTGAGGTTTCTCAAATTCCAGTTCAGGGAAGAAATACACAAGGTGTTAAACTTATGCGAATTGATGGAGATAATATAAAAGTTTCATCAATTGCAAGGATAAGGGTTAATGAGTAG
- the dnaN gene encoding DNA polymerase III subunit beta: protein MRFIVDKEVLQDNISKVIPAAASTKVTSILECVLIEAEDRIIFTTNDMKMQMQTEFEAEILDRGSALLKAKLLSDIVKKLPSGDVEVIREENEVKIRSQKIEFRLPTLDPLDFPKMDRKPSESFCEFVASEFVDAVDKVIFATSKDETRPTFTGVLFEKEDDDFVNLVGMDGHRLAICKIKPVAVEGSFSKIVPAENLDDITKIVDIEEPEKVRVSFFENQATFEIGSTTVILTLISGKFFDYKSAIPTEYSTKISISSDVLESTLERASIVSKDEKTNIQAVIFETNGMMFTVKSVSADGRYEEDVLCSVEGKDIRVGFNVKYFLDVLKELDGEINLFITSQTSPSIVQKPDDPNYIYLVLPIKMPE from the coding sequence ATGAGGTTTATTGTGGATAAAGAAGTTTTACAAGATAATATTTCCAAGGTAATACCTGCTGCAGCATCAACAAAGGTAACATCAATTTTAGAGTGTGTATTAATCGAAGCTGAAGATAGAATAATATTTACCACAAACGATATGAAAATGCAGATGCAAACAGAATTTGAAGCAGAGATTTTAGATAGAGGATCAGCACTTTTAAAAGCAAAACTTCTTTCTGACATAGTCAAAAAACTGCCAAGCGGTGACGTGGAAGTTATAAGGGAAGAAAACGAGGTAAAAATCAGAAGCCAGAAGATAGAGTTTAGGCTTCCTACTCTTGACCCGCTTGATTTTCCAAAGATGGATAGAAAACCTTCTGAGAGTTTTTGCGAGTTTGTTGCAAGCGAGTTTGTTGATGCTGTTGACAAGGTAATATTCGCAACCTCAAAAGATGAGACAAGACCAACATTTACAGGCGTGCTCTTTGAAAAAGAAGATGATGATTTTGTCAATCTTGTTGGGATGGACGGGCACAGACTTGCAATATGTAAAATAAAACCAGTTGCGGTTGAAGGAAGTTTTTCGAAGATTGTACCTGCAGAAAACTTGGATGATATCACAAAGATAGTGGACATTGAAGAGCCAGAAAAGGTAAGAGTATCATTTTTTGAAAACCAGGCAACATTTGAGATAGGTTCAACAACGGTGATACTTACACTTATTTCCGGAAAGTTTTTCGATTACAAAAGTGCAATCCCAACAGAGTATTCAACCAAAATTTCAATTTCATCTGATGTTTTAGAAAGCACACTTGAAAGAGCTTCAATAGTGTCAAAAGATGAAAAAACCAACATCCAAGCTGTCATATTTGAGACAAACGGTATGATGTTCACAGTAAAATCTGTGTCTGCTGATGGAAGGTATGAAGAGGATGTGCTTTGTTCAGTCGAGGGTAAAGACATCAGAGTTGGATTTAATGTCAAGTATTTCTTAGACGTTTTGAAAGAGCTTGATGGAGAGATAAACCTGTTTATAACATCGCAGACAAGCCCTTCAATTGTGCAAAAGCCAGACGACCCTAACTACATCTACCTTGTTCTTCCTATAAAGATGCCAGAGTAA
- a CDS encoding beta-propeller domain-containing protein encodes MMKKRFLGMMVALFIILSILSSGINFVMSDQSKPKSFLQKVGTFSNFKKLVDEAQKKNPYMGSGENIMYESAPDFVIKDENKEGSESFYSQTNVQVMGVDEADIAKTDGQYIYIAKPYPKIKDNGIVIVKAYPPEEMKVLSKIKLSDEFYPEEFYVDGRYLVVICEKEKIVDREPVIQKNNFPDIDTKKIKVYVPYQLLIETYCIVYDISDKSNPKEIRRVSISGRYLTSRKIGTSLYIVTEKQFPYRIYANKSYSEQDFKPYFSDSITGDSKKIYISFDRIKYIPDFINYGITVIGSFDIESEDEICVECVLGGGDIVYCSQENLYLCSEVIKKVYWPEKWEDNTRPWYSYVRKTMISRFELSKGKINLEAASVISGKVLNQFSMDEQDGYFRIATTGERLYFLEKNYDYFNAVYVLDKNLRVVGKIDNIAKGERIYSARFIGKRLYLVTFKELDPFFVIDLEDPHNPKVLGYFKIPGYSTYLHPYDENHIIGFGRDAEDLDERYAIPLGLKIAMFNVEDVENPKELFKVIIGGKGTYSELLNNHKALLFDKTKNIFAFPVEVYDKKGHNFTGAFVYSIDLKEGFVLRGKISHEIDDGYCEKIDRLLYIGDVLYSVSNSMIKASSLESFKEIARLRLD; translated from the coding sequence ATGATGAAAAAACGTTTTTTAGGAATGATGGTAGCTTTATTTATAATATTATCTATATTATCTTCTGGTATTAATTTTGTCATGTCAGACCAGTCGAAACCAAAAAGCTTTCTACAAAAAGTAGGAACTTTTAGCAACTTTAAAAAACTTGTTGATGAAGCTCAGAAAAAAAATCCATACATGGGTTCAGGAGAAAATATAATGTATGAATCAGCACCAGATTTTGTTATAAAGGATGAAAATAAAGAGGGTTCTGAGTCTTTTTATTCACAGACAAATGTGCAGGTTATGGGCGTTGATGAAGCTGATATTGCAAAGACAGACGGGCAGTATATATACATTGCAAAACCATATCCAAAGATAAAAGATAATGGAATTGTAATTGTTAAAGCTTATCCACCTGAGGAAATGAAAGTTTTATCTAAAATTAAATTGAGCGATGAGTTCTATCCAGAAGAATTTTATGTTGATGGCAGGTATCTTGTTGTTATTTGTGAAAAAGAAAAGATTGTTGATAGGGAACCTGTTATTCAAAAAAATAATTTTCCTGATATCGATACAAAGAAAATAAAAGTTTATGTGCCATATCAGTTATTGATAGAGACGTATTGTATTGTTTATGACATTTCTGACAAATCAAATCCTAAGGAAATAAGAAGGGTTTCAATTTCGGGAAGATATCTGACATCAAGGAAAATAGGAACAAGTCTTTACATTGTTACAGAAAAGCAATTCCCATATAGAATTTACGCTAATAAATCCTACTCTGAGCAAGATTTCAAACCATACTTTTCAGATAGTATTACAGGTGATTCAAAAAAGATATATATAAGCTTTGACAGAATAAAGTATATTCCAGATTTTATAAACTATGGCATTACTGTTATTGGGAGTTTTGATATTGAGTCAGAAGATGAAATTTGTGTTGAGTGTGTGCTTGGTGGAGGGGATATAGTTTACTGTTCGCAAGAAAATCTTTATTTGTGCTCTGAAGTAATAAAAAAAGTTTACTGGCCTGAAAAATGGGAAGATAATACAAGACCATGGTATAGTTATGTAAGAAAAACAATGATTAGTAGATTTGAACTTTCAAAAGGGAAAATTAATCTTGAGGCAGCAAGTGTTATCAGTGGAAAAGTGTTGAATCAATTTTCAATGGATGAACAAGATGGTTATTTCAGAATTGCAACAACTGGTGAAAGGCTTTATTTTTTAGAAAAAAATTACGATTATTTTAATGCTGTATATGTTCTTGATAAAAACTTGAGAGTAGTTGGGAAGATAGATAATATTGCAAAAGGAGAGAGAATATATTCAGCAAGATTTATTGGAAAAAGACTATACCTTGTTACCTTCAAAGAGCTTGACCCATTTTTTGTAATTGACCTTGAAGATCCTCACAATCCAAAAGTGCTTGGATATTTCAAAATTCCAGGATACTCAACATATCTTCATCCATATGATGAAAATCACATAATAGGATTTGGCAGGGATGCAGAGGATTTAGATGAAAGATATGCAATACCTTTAGGACTGAAAATTGCAATGTTCAATGTTGAGGATGTAGAAAATCCAAAAGAGCTTTTCAAGGTCATAATTGGGGGCAAGGGTACCTATTCTGAACTTCTTAATAATCACAAAGCGCTTTTGTTTGATAAGACTAAAAACATTTTTGCATTCCCTGTAGAGGTTTACGACAAAAAAGGGCATAACTTCACAGGTGCTTTTGTATATAGCATAGATTTGAAAGAAGGTTTTGTTTTAAGGGGCAAGATTTCGCATGAAATTGATGATGGATATTGTGAGAAAATAGACAGGCTTTTGTATATTGGGGATGTGCTCTACTCAGTTTCAAACTCAATGATAAAAGCAAGCTCTCTTGAAAGCTTCAAGGAGATAGCAAGGTTGAGGTTGGATTGA
- the recF gene encoding DNA replication/repair protein RecF (All proteins in this family for which functions are known are DNA-binding proteins that assist the filamentation of RecA onto DNA for the initiation of recombination or recombinational repair.) — MKIKSIYVENFRGYKQRFFEFKDKMNLIVGNNASGKTSLLEALYFCMCGKSFKSRDIDAINFDSFYFKLEMLAEVGDTEYNVFCYVDKALDKRIMINDKKIKKLSELISTFKFVFFEPDATELIKHQPKLRRRFLDMEVTKLYPYMTKVYSEYHRALLSRNAFLKSYDKKDIIDVYDMQISQLGFLIFQKRQEVINKLSIEAQKIFSLVFENKSMLELKYMPSIIASNDKEYYKEIKKNIDKDLSFGYTTKGVHRDDFEILIDKKPAINFASEGQIKLAAISVVLATSLLYPEPVLILDDVFSELDSFKRKNLVKFISQYQSFVTSAEDLSVLEREGILEFGSANLIFLERSM; from the coding sequence ATGAAGATAAAAAGCATTTACGTTGAAAATTTCAGGGGTTACAAACAAAGGTTTTTTGAGTTCAAAGATAAAATGAATTTAATTGTCGGTAATAATGCCTCAGGAAAGACTTCTCTTCTTGAGGCTCTATATTTTTGTATGTGTGGAAAATCTTTTAAAAGTCGAGATATAGATGCAATAAACTTTGATTCTTTCTATTTCAAGCTTGAGATGTTGGCCGAGGTTGGAGACACTGAATATAATGTTTTCTGTTATGTAGATAAAGCCTTAGATAAGAGAATAATGATAAATGATAAGAAAATAAAGAAATTGTCTGAGCTGATAAGTACATTTAAATTTGTCTTTTTTGAGCCAGATGCGACAGAACTTATAAAACATCAGCCAAAACTGAGGCGCAGATTTTTAGATATGGAAGTTACAAAGCTTTACCCTTACATGACAAAAGTTTATTCAGAATACCACAGAGCACTTCTTTCACGAAACGCGTTTTTGAAAAGTTATGATAAAAAGGATATAATAGATGTATACGATATGCAAATAAGTCAGCTTGGATTTTTAATTTTTCAAAAACGACAGGAGGTTATAAATAAACTATCCATTGAAGCGCAAAAGATATTTAGTTTAGTGTTTGAAAACAAATCAATGCTTGAACTTAAATATATGCCATCGATTATTGCTTCAAACGATAAAGAATATTACAAAGAGATAAAAAAGAATATTGATAAAGATTTGAGTTTTGGATATACAACAAAAGGTGTTCACAGAGATGACTTTGAGATTTTGATAGATAAAAAACCGGCAATAAATTTTGCATCTGAAGGGCAGATAAAACTTGCAGCAATCTCAGTTGTGCTTGCAACTTCTCTTCTTTATCCAGAGCCTGTGCTAATTTTAGACGATGTGTTTTCTGAGCTTGATAGTTTTAAAAGAAAAAATCTTGTGAAATTTATAAGCCAATACCAGTCGTTTGTGACATCTGCAGAAGATTTAAGTGTTCTTGAAAGAGAAGGAATACTGGAGTTTGGCAGTGCAAACTTGATTTTTCTTGAACGAAGTATGTAA